DNA from Parvularcula marina:
GTAAGCATTGCAACCGCCATATCCGCGCAGAGATAGATGTTCCCGGTGAGAAAGCTATCTCATGCAAATGTGGCAAATCAAAAATTCCATGGAAGTCTTGATTTGGCGCATCCATTGAACCAGGCTCGCGTGAACCGATCCAGCAAGCTGTCTCGACCATTCGGCTTCGATCCCTTGCGCATTTTCTAAGGGGCTTCGCCCCTCGCGCGGGCATGGCATCCAAACGTCTCCCCGCTGGGGCGGGGCCCCTCGTTCGGAGCCTCCTTGCCCTTGCTACCCCCATTCTTCGCCAGAATGGCAGAGGGTTGCAGGGCAACCCTCTTTATCGATCTAGGCTGGGGCCGCGATCCGGACGCTGACGATGGGGTGTCCGTGGCTGCCTCTCCCGCAATCGCGAAAGCTGCTCGCTGCGCCGGTTGACCCGCTCGGCGAAGATGTCCTTCGGGCTGCGCGTATCACGTTGCCTTGGTTGTTCGGCTGGAGGCGGTTCGCGTCCTTCCTTGCGATAGCGGGCAAGCTCGCGGTGGACTTGAGTCATTTCCTTTACGCGCCGCCCGCGTTCCTGCTTGATCGGTATCTGATGCATGTGCCGCTGGTGAAGCTGACGCTTGATCATCTTGGCGCGTTCGGTTGCGTCGCGCTGTCTGGCCGCTTCTGCCTGCCTCTCATTTTCCTGTACTACCTTCGCCCGCTTGCCGGTGACGCGATCCCACAGGCCGAAGAGACCCGACCGCAGCTTTGAGGCGCGGTCCTGGGCCTCGGCCTGTACTCGCTGTTCATGGTGTTGGCGAAGCTGTTCCCGTTCGGTGCGATGGCGTTTCGTCAGCTCGGCCTTCCGGGCGAGGAGCGGTTTCATTCGTTCGTCCGACCGCTTCTCAGCTTCACGAAGATAACCCTGCATGACCGGCGTCATCTCGCGGGCCATCATGCGCTTGGTGTCTTCGACCGAGGGCAGCTCCGCCGGTTTGCCGAGCCGGGCTTCAATCTCTTTGGCCTTCTTGCCGACATAGCGGGAGACAGCCAGCACCTCGCCTTCATAGGAAACGGCGACAAAGCCCCGCCGGTCACCCTTGGCGAGTTTGAGCCCCTGATCCTGCAAAGCCGCTACGAACCCCTCGCGGCTATCGGAGACCGCCCACGCATCCTGCATGGCGCGTTTCAAATCGCCCGCATGGCGGCCCATGCGTTTTGCCTGCTGCCACTGGTCGAGGGTGAAATTGCGCGGATCGGCTTGCCCGCGTTCCATCAGTCCACGGGGCATTTGCCAGCCATGGTCGCGGTAAAGCTCGCGGGAGACTTCCTGCAATTTGCTCTTCGAGTAGGAGAGCGGGATGGCCTTCATCTCTTCGGCATCGATGCGCGACCACACCGCATGACAATGGCGGCGGCCTTCCTTCTCATGGAAGACGATGGCGCGCGGCTGGCCGGTGAGGCCGAGCCGGATTTCGGCTTTGGTGACGGCTTGCTCGAATTCCTCATCGGTCACTGCCCGGCCTTCGGGCGGGTTCAGCGACAGAGAAAAGAGGAACTGCTTGCAGCGCGTCCCCCGCGAGACCGCATAAGCCTCGTTAAAGGCCCCCGGCAGGGTCTCCGCCGTGAAGCCGGAAATCTCATGCACATGGATATGCTCGTTATCCGGCGAGAGGAGATGCCGGGCGAGGCTTTGGGCCCCGCCGCGCTGATTGCCGACAAGGATCATTCAGTTTTGCGCCTTGAGCCCCAAAGCCGCGATGAGTTCTTTGCGCATGATACGAATATCCGCGCAGGCCGCCGCGAGGTCGTTCGCCAGCTCCGACGTCACCGGCAGTGTGCCGAGATTGGCGGCCTTGGCGATCTGATTGAGATTGGACGAAAGCCGCGACTGCCCCAGCCGGGCCAGCGCTTGGCCGATGGCGGCTTCATCTGGACGCGGCATCCGATAGCTGCGGCGGGGGCTGGCTTTGTCGGCGAAGACCTTATCGCGGATATAGGCATTCACCGAGCGTCGCCCGGCCAGTTCCTTGAGGAGGGCGCGCTCTTCCTCCGTCACCCGTAAGGACAATGGCGCGGGTCGTTTCTTTTTCGGCTTGGCGGTTTCATTGAAGGGGAGGCGGGCTTCGCTCATTGGTCGCCCCCGTCGAGATCAAGATTAGCGGCCAGCAACTGCGCTTCCCAGTCGGACAGGACCTCGAACAATTCATTCGAAATCACTCCGCCTGAGTGCGCCATTTTACATCCATAAATCTATGACTGGCTGGTAGCCTTCCAATAGCACCTATCTTCCCGCCAGTTGGGGTCGGGCCGCAAAAGTGCGGCGCCGCCATCCACGGCAATCGTCTGCCCTGTGATGAAACGGGCGGCCGGGCTGGCAAGGAACAGGACGGCTTCGGCGACATCCCAGGAGCTGCTCTCGGAAAGGAGCGCCGTGCGAGCCTTGCGCTGCTCGCGTTTTGCCTCTGCCGCCTCCGGCGTCGGGCAGCCGCGTTCGATCATCGCGCTCCACACTTCGCCGGGCCGGACATTATTGCACCGGATTCCGTCGGGCCCGTGCTGCATGGCGACTTCATAGGTGATCGCCTCAACTGCGGCCTTTGTTGCGCCATAGGCGGTCGAGGCGGAGGGGGTCTCAATTGCCGTGGTAGACAGATTGACGATCGATCCGCCAGCGGACATTTCAGGGATTACATGCTTGCACATGAACAGGACGGATTTGACGTTGACGGCCATCGCCCGGTCCCAATCCGCTTCAACGATCTGTGTCGGAGACGTGCCCTGGCCGATGGCGACATTATTAACGAGGATATCAATCCGTCCGCAGTCTGACATGACTTTGCCGACGGCCTCGCGGCAGGCTACTTCATCGGTGACATCGGCATGAATTGGAATACCCCTTGCGCCGTCTTCCTTCATCAGGACGGCGGTTTTTTCGGCGGCTTTTTCATCGATATCGAGAAGGGCGACCGTGGCACCGGCACGACCGAGCAGGCGGGCGATGGCATCACCGATGCTGGGTGCAGCCTCGGGGCCAGCCCCTGCGCCGGTGACGATGGCGGTCAGCCCGGAAAGGTCTTTGGTCATTAAACGGCCTCTTCCCAGAAAGCATAACGCCCATCTGTGGGGCAGGGTGCGGCGCGGTTCTTGCCGGTGGCCAGAACCTCAGTCACCGGATCAATGCGTGCCCATTCGTCAATGAAGAGACGGGCGGTGAGCTGCCACCTCCCGTCCCGCAAGGCAAAACTGTCCAGATAGCGGCCCGCGCGCTGGCGTGTCACAGGGTC
Protein-coding regions in this window:
- a CDS encoding relaxase/mobilization nuclease domain-containing protein yields the protein MILVGNQRGGAQSLARHLLSPDNEHIHVHEISGFTAETLPGAFNEAYAVSRGTRCKQFLFSLSLNPPEGRAVTDEEFEQAVTKAEIRLGLTGQPRAIVFHEKEGRRHCHAVWSRIDAEEMKAIPLSYSKSKLQEVSRELYRDHGWQMPRGLMERGQADPRNFTLDQWQQAKRMGRHAGDLKRAMQDAWAVSDSREGFVAALQDQGLKLAKGDRRGFVAVSYEGEVLAVSRYVGKKAKEIEARLGKPAELPSVEDTKRMMAREMTPVMQGYLREAEKRSDERMKPLLARKAELTKRHRTEREQLRQHHEQRVQAEAQDRASKLRSGLFGLWDRVTGKRAKVVQENERQAEAARQRDATERAKMIKRQLHQRHMHQIPIKQERGRRVKEMTQVHRELARYRKEGREPPPAEQPRQRDTRSPKDIFAERVNRRSEQLSRLRERQPRTPHRQRPDRGPSLDR
- a CDS encoding plasmid mobilization protein; this encodes MSEARLPFNETAKPKKKRPAPLSLRVTEEERALLKELAGRRSVNAYIRDKVFADKASPRRSYRMPRPDEAAIGQALARLGQSRLSSNLNQIAKAANLGTLPVTSELANDLAAACADIRIMRKELIAALGLKAQN
- a CDS encoding SDR family NAD(P)-dependent oxidoreductase — encoded protein: MTKDLSGLTAIVTGAGAGPEAAPSIGDAIARLLGRAGATVALLDIDEKAAEKTAVLMKEDGARGIPIHADVTDEVACREAVGKVMSDCGRIDILVNNVAIGQGTSPTQIVEADWDRAMAVNVKSVLFMCKHVIPEMSAGGSIVNLSTTAIETPSASTAYGATKAAVEAITYEVAMQHGPDGIRCNNVRPGEVWSAMIERGCPTPEAAEAKREQRKARTALLSESSSWDVAEAVLFLASPAARFITGQTIAVDGGAALLRPDPNWREDRCYWKATSQS